A stretch of DNA from Pseudomonadales bacterium:
GGCGCGGATGGGCGCTGTGGTGCGGTAGCGCTGCCACCGGGTGGCGAGCGCTTCGGAAATCTCACCGACCGTGGCCCGGTGACGGGCCGCTTCCACGGCGAGCGCCAGGAGGTTTTTGCCGGGATCTGATGCGGCTGCAGACAACGCGCTGAGGGCTTTTTCTACTGCGGCCTGATCGCGGGTGCCGCGGATGGCTTGCAGGCGCCGGATCTGATTCTTCAGCACCTTGGAGTTGTCGATGTCCAGCGCATCGATCTCCATGTCGTCCTTGACCGGATACTTGTTGACGCCGATCACCACATCTTCGCCACGTTCGATCCGGGCCTGACGACGGGCTGCGGATTCTTCGATATAACGCATGGGAATGCCCTGTTCGATGGCATGGGTCATGCCGCCCGCGGCCTCCGCCTCCGCAATGAGTATGCGCGCCTCCACCACCATGGCGTGGGTCAGGCTCTCCAGGTAGTAGCTGCCGCCGAGCGGGTCCACCACCCGGGTGATCTGGGTTTCTTCGGCGATGATGGACTGGGTGTTACGGGCGATACGGGCAGAGAAGGGCGTGGGCAGCGCAATCGCTTCATCGAAGGCGTTGGTATGCAGGCTCTGGGTACCGCCGAGCACAGCCGCCAGGGCTTCGATGGTGGTTCGTACCACGTTGTTATAGGGGTCCTGCTCCTGCAGTGATACGCCTGAAGTCTGGCAATGGGTGCGCAGCATGCTCGAGGCCGGGTTCTTCGGATTGAACTGGGCCATGGCTTCGTGCCAGAGCACCCGGGCGGCGCGCAACTTGGCGATTTCCATGAAAAAGTTCATACCGATGCAGAAAAAGAACGACAGGCGTGGCGCAAATTTGTCCACCGGCTGACCGGCCTTTATGGCCGCACGCACGTATTCAATGCCATCGGCGATGGTGAATGCCAGTTCCTGCACGCAGTTGGCCCCGGCTTCCTGCATGTGATAGCCGGAAATCGAGATCGAGTTGAACTTCGGCATATGATCGGCGGTGTAGGCGATGATGTCCGCCACGATGCGCATGCTCGGTTCGGGGGGATAGATATAGGTGTTGCGCACCATGAACTCTTTCAGAATGTCGTTCTGGATGGTTCCGGAGAGCTTCGAGGGGTCGATGCCCTGTTCCTCGGCCGCCACGATGTAGCTGGCGAGAATCGGCAACACGGCGCCGTTCATGGTCATGGAGACGGACATTTCATCCAGCGGAATGCCGTCGAAGAGGATCTTCATGTCTTCGACGGTGTCGATGGCAACACCCGCCATGCCGACATCCTGGGCGACCAGGGGATTGTCCGAGTCATAGCCGCGGTGAGTGGCAAGGTCGAAGGCGACCGACAGGCCTTTCTGGCCCGCGGCAAGGTTGTCGCGGTAGAAGCGGTTGGATTCCTCGGCCGTGGAGAAGCCCGCATACTGGCGCACGGTCCAGGGTCGGTTGGCGTACATCGACGCCCTCGGGCCCCGCAGGTAGGGTGCAAGGCCGGGTAGTGTGTTTACCTGTTCAGCCGCTTCCAGATCGGCCAGAGTGTAGAGCGGCTTGATCTGGATGCCTTCCGGGGACTGCCAGTAGAGGGAGTCGAGCGGCCGGCCGCGGAGTTCGTCTTCGACCTGGGCCTGCCAGGCTGCGAGGTCATCGGGCTGTGATTTGGGCATCGTGGGCTGTTTCCTGATGTCAGTCATGCAATCAATCCATCGGCATCATCGTCTAATCTGGTCAGACCAGGCGCCACATTGAAGGCGGGCGTGTCTGCGGGGTCAAGTATACCGACACCGGCATGGTCCGCAGCGCCAGTATTTGCGATGATTCCGGCTTTGCAGCAGGCGAGAGGGCGATTCGTGGATCTCAGCTTCACCGAGGAAGACCGCAGGTTTCAACAGGAAGTCCGCAGCTGGCTTGCCCAGGCATGGCCGGAGGAGCTGCGCCAGCGCCAGGCGCGCAGTGCGCTGGGGCGGCTCAGCAAAGACGACATCGTCGGCTGGCAGAAGCGCCTGGCGGAGAAGGGCTGGGCGGCGGTCAACTGGCCAAAGGAGTACGGCGGCGCCGGTTTCACGGCCACCCAGAACTACATATTCGATCTCGAGCGGGCACGGGTCGGCGCACCTGGCGTCATACCTTTCGGTATGAGCATGGTCGCTCCGGTGATCATGAAATTCGGTACCCAGGCCCAGAAGGACAAATACCTGCCGGACATACTCAACTCCAATGTCTGGTGGTGTCAGGGCTATTCGGAGCCAGGCTCCGGCTCCGACCTCGCCTCGCTGAAAACCAGGGCCGAGGACAAGGGCGACCACTACCTGGTGAACGGCGTGAAGACCTGGACCACC
This window harbors:
- the scpA gene encoding methylmalonyl-CoA mutase — translated: MPKSQPDDLAAWQAQVEDELRGRPLDSLYWQSPEGIQIKPLYTLADLEAAEQVNTLPGLAPYLRGPRASMYANRPWTVRQYAGFSTAEESNRFYRDNLAAGQKGLSVAFDLATHRGYDSDNPLVAQDVGMAGVAIDTVEDMKILFDGIPLDEMSVSMTMNGAVLPILASYIVAAEEQGIDPSKLSGTIQNDILKEFMVRNTYIYPPEPSMRIVADIIAYTADHMPKFNSISISGYHMQEAGANCVQELAFTIADGIEYVRAAIKAGQPVDKFAPRLSFFFCIGMNFFMEIAKLRAARVLWHEAMAQFNPKNPASSMLRTHCQTSGVSLQEQDPYNNVVRTTIEALAAVLGGTQSLHTNAFDEAIALPTPFSARIARNTQSIIAEETQITRVVDPLGGSYYLESLTHAMVVEARILIAEAEAAGGMTHAIEQGIPMRYIEESAARRQARIERGEDVVIGVNKYPVKDDMEIDALDIDNSKVLKNQIRRLQAIRGTRDQAAVEKALSALSAAASDPGKNLLALAVEAARHRATVGEISEALATRWQRYRTTAPIRAGIFNEAYGDDPGYTRVQEEIKLFTELEGRKPGIFVVKIGQDGHDRGAKAISSAFNDTGFAVTLSELFQSPAEAARRAAELDVHVVGVSTLAGAHRTIVPELIEQLKQAGCEDTVVVVGGVIPKRDYQFLYDCGVSGIFGPGTNILDAASSILQMIPGKNR